In the genome of Thermodesulfobacteriota bacterium, the window TTTTTTCATGGCCAGGGTCAGGGCGTCCTGGTAACCCATCCCCGCGGAAAAGGGGATGTCCACCATGAAGTCGCTGATTTTAAGATTCTGAACTTGCGCCGGCTCAAAATCTTTCAGGTTGCTTACATCCCGCTTCAGCAGCAACTGGCGGTGATTTTCCTCTTCATCAGCCAGTTCCTGAAAAAACGGCTGCAACGCCTTTTTATTTATACTGTCCCGGCATTGAAGATAAAAATCACGGGCCTCCTCTTCACGCTCAATGGCAAAGGCAATGACATCTTTCATCGAACGGCATTCGTGTTTACTCATGTGACCTCCCTTGTCTGCTTTAAGGCGATTTCCAAAAATTATAGTGATCCCTTCCTGCCCTGTCAACCACGCTTGGTTTCTGCCCCCGCGCAACCGGGATTGCCTTCCGCTGGCACAGATTCTCTGGTGCTTGTCAGAAATATGAGGACTGGACCTTGACGGAAGCACGAAAATACGGTAAAAATTGTTATCTTTTTTATCAATAAGGTCTTATTCCCATGACGACAAAAATCAGCCGGCGCCTTCAGTCCCTTTTTACCTTTTTTTCCATACTCTGCTGGATGTCCCCGGCGACCGCCGGGGCTCAGGCGGACACGCCAACATTCGTCAGCACGGTACGGTACCCTTTCGCGGACACTCAATTTGCCGAGGATGCCCGGATTGTGGCCACCGCCCAGGCCCGGCGGGACGTGTTAGGCAAGGCCGGACCCCACATTGAAAATCTGGCCGTTGTAAAAAAACAAAAGGTTCCCAAGGAGTCTGTTCCGGCTCTGGCGGCCGCGATCCTTGAAATCGAAACGGTGTTGCAGAAAAGTTATGCCGTTGACCAGTCCTTCGTTTTCGAAATCACCGTTAAAACGCAAATCAATCCGGCCACATTGGAAGCGCAGGCGGAACGTTTTCTCAACGACAGGGATCTTCTGAAAAAGTATCAGGACACCCAGAAAAAAGCGTCCGATCTCCTGGATACGGTCAGCGCTTTGGAAGCGGAGAGCCGGCAACTGACAAGCGCCCGGTCGGAAGAAAAAAGGGCCGTCAGCGATAAACTCCGGAAGGCCATCGACAGGCTCTCCGCCGTGGCCTGGTTTACCAGAGCCCTGGACCTGGCCAGCCGTCAGACCCTGGCCGGCCGGATTCCCGATGAAGCCGCCGATTCCCTGATCAAAGCCGTTACCCTGGATCCGGAATACGGGGACGCCTGGTCCTGGCTGGGAAAAGTTTATTCAGAAAAAAGCGAATACGGACGGGCCGCTGATTATTATCAAAAAGCGCTGAAAGCAGATGTGGCGGCCAGGGGAGAAAATCACCCGGATATAGCCGTCGACTATAACCGGCTGGGACTGGCCCGTCACCGCAACGGCGAGTATGACCTGGCCATCGAAGCCTACCGGAAAGCCTGGCTGGTTCAGATTCAACTTCTGGGGGAAAACCATCCGGATATCGCCGCGACCTATAACAACATGGGGGAAGCCTATCGTCGAAAAGGCGAGTTTGACCGGGCCATCGAATACTATATGAAGGATCTGGAAATTACCCTTAAGTCCCTGGGGCCGAATCATCCCAATCTGATTGCGACCTACAATAACCTCGGCTATGCCTGTCACGGCAAGGGTGACAACGGACGGGCCATGGAATACTTCCAGAAGGCCCTGGAGGTATGTCGTATTTCCCTGGGGGACAACCATCCCCAGACCAGGGCGATCATGGAAAATATTGAGTTTCTCCAAACAGGCGGCCCGTCTGCCGGCCGGTGAAGACAAGAAAAAACCATGCCCCTTTCCGCTCTTGACCTTTATCGCGATGTATTACCCCGGACCAACTGCGGGGAGTGCGGGTTTCCCACTTGCCTGGCCTTTGCCAGCATGGTGGTTTCAGAGCAGCTTCCCCTGGAAAAGTGCCCCCATCTTTCCGCGGAAACGGTAGCGTCCTGTCAGGCCGAGCTGCAGGCCCAGTACGCCGCCGGCAAATGGACCCGCCGGGATATGGGCCGGGACGCCCTGGAGTGGGCCAGGCAGCGTTCGGCCTCCATGAAGATCAGCGACCTGCCGGAACGCATCGGCGGCCGGCTGGTGGACCGAAACGGGCAGCCGGCCCTGGCGCTTCCCTATTTTAATGATGTTGTCTTCATCATCACGGACGGCGTTACCCGGGAGGACGGCACGTCCCTGACCCACTATGAGCAGGTGTTTATCCTCAACCACATGGCCCAGGGCGGGCGAGCCGAACCGACGGGAAAATGGAAAGGACTGGTGGAGATTCCCAACACGGTTTCCAAAATCAAATCCATGAAAAGTCATGTGGAAGAACCGTTAAAAAAAGCGTTCGCGGGCAAACTTGATCAATTGCAGGCCGCGGCCGCAAGACTGGGGGGGAAAAACGTAACCGGCGACATCGGCTCGGCCGACGCGGCCATCTATTTTCAGGCCCTGCCCCGGGTGCCGCTGCTGCTCATGTTCTGGGACGCGGAGCCGGATGACGGTTTCGAACCTGAAGCCCGGCTTCTGTTTGACGAAACCATCACCCAGCATCTTGACATTGAATCCATCATGTTTTTAAGCGAACGGCTGCGCCAGTTGCTGTGCGATCCGCCTGTCTGATACAATAATGTTTCAGGTTTCCGGCCCGTCAGGAACCGGTGCGGGTTAAGCCCGTTCTTCCTGTTGGATAACCAACTGTTATTGTTTTATTTAAAGGAAATGTCGGAAACGCGTCGGCGTTGGCACGCATGTTGAATGAATCTTGCGATTAAAAATGTCAACGGCCAGAAACCGGCTTGCTGACCAAGGCATCAACATTAAAACCGACAGAGAATTAAAGCAATTGAAACCCTGTGATCAGAACATCCAACAGACGATAGAGATCGCCAACCAGATGATTGCCCTTGCCGAAAAAGGTGACGCCGACCGGGAAGACAGTGGCTGCGGGGTGCTTTACGGCGTCATGCTGGATTCGGCCTACCGGATACGTGCCCTGGCCGAAAAGGAAAAGCGGGAACACATCAAAAAGGGCTGGTGGAAAGAATAATCAGAAACAGATCGACTTAAAAGGAGGAAAAAATGGGTAGACTCAAAGGAACTCAAACGGAAAAAAATCTTCTGCTCTCGTTTGCCGGTGAATCCCAGGCGAGAAACCGCTACACCTATTTTGCCGGTCAGGCCAGAAAAGACGGTTATGTCCAGATTGCCGACATTTTTGAAGAAACAGCCAATCAGGAAAAAGAGCACGCCAAGCGGTTCTTCAAGTTCCTGGAGGGCGGTGACCTGGAGGTTTGCGGAACATTTCCGGCTGGCGTAATCGGAACCACCCTGGAAAACCTGAAAGCGGCCGCCGACGGCGAGCATCATGAGCACTCCTCCATGTATCCCGGATTTGCCAAAATCGCGCGGCAGGAGGGATTTGAAGATGTCGCCATCGTCTTTGAAAAAATTGCCGTGGCTGAAAAACAGCATGAAAAACGATACCGGGACCTGGCCGCGAACATTGACAAGGGTACCGTCTTCAAAAAAAGCGAGGCCGCCGTGTGGCGCTGCCGCAACTGCGGCTATCTCCACGAGGGAAAAGCGGCTCCGGAAATGTGTCCGGCCTGCGCCCATCCTCAGGCGTATTTTGAACTGCTGGGAGAAAACTGGTAATTATAAATAAACAATAAAAAAATGGAGGGAAACATCATGGCTGAACGTTTTCAGGTTTACAAGTGTGGTCTGTGCGGAAATATTGTGGAAGTGCTCTTTGGCAGTGACGGAACCCTGGTCTGCTGCGGTCAGGATATGACCCTGCTCAAGGAAAACACCGTTGACGCGGCCAAAGAGAAGCATGTGCCGGTGATTGAGAAAACCGCCGACGGAGTTAAGGTCAAGGTCGGCAGTGTCGCCCATCCCATGGAAGAAAAACATTATATTCAGTGGGTGGAAGTGATTGCCGACGGCAAGAGCTGCATCCAGTTCCTCAAACCCGGTCAGGCCCCGGAAGCGGTGTTCAAGGTGACCGCCGACGCCATCACGGCCAGGGAATACTGCAATCTGCATGGCCTCTGGAAAGCATAGGAAGGAATTATTCATGCCCAAAGCATTAATTGTATACTCCACCAGAAAAGAGGAAACCCGGAAAATCGCGGAATTGATTGCCGAGGGGCTTCGCTTTGCCGCTGTCGACGTGACCCTCGCCAGTGCCGGGGATATCAAGAAAGAAAGCGATCTGGCCGGTTATGACGCCTATGTGTTCGGCTCTCCGACCTATCACGGCGAAATGACCGGCAGCATGAAGACATTTCTGTTCCTGGCCGAAAAAGCCGGCCTGGCCGGCAAGGCCGGCGGATCTTTCGGGGCTTTCGGCTGGAGCGGTGAAGCGCCGGAACGCATTTATGAGACCATGAAAAACATCTTCCAGATGGATATGGTCGGCGGTCCGTTGATGCTGAAATCAAGTTCGCTGCAAGGCGGCATGAAAATGGCCCAGGATTACGGCCGGGAAATCGCCGCCAAAATTATCTGAAACCGCCAGGGGAATCGGGCTCAGCCGCGATCCAAACTTCACAACAGGACACTATATGTTTAAATCGCTGATTGTCTATGACACCAAAAGGGGTGAAACCCAGAAAATCGCGGAAATGCTTGCCGAAGAACTGCGGTCACTGGATATCGAGGTAAAGCTGTCTGATGTCCATGAAATAAAAGACCTGACAGATCTCTTCGGTTATAACGCCTACCTGTTCGGGTGTCCCACTTACCTGGGAGAAATGACCGAGAACATGAAGGAGATGCTCTTTCTGGCGGCCAGAGCCGACCTGGTGGAAAAGGTCGGCGGCGCCTTCGGGGCCTATGGCTGGAGCGGTGAAGTCCCCAAACGAATTCATGGCACCATGCAGCATGTCTTCAAAATGAACATGACCGCCGAGCCGCTGATGCTTTCATCCAGCACGGTGAAAATCGCCGGGAAAATGATTAAGAAATATTGTCAGGAGATCGCCGCCAAACTGAACAACCGGACGGCTTGACAGGCAGTTGAATCCGTCAGATTAATAACAAAAGGGGAGGGGCCAGATTGATGGATCCGCTTATTTTGTCACGGCTTCAATTCGCCGCCGCAACCATGTTTCACTTTATTTTTGTTCCACTGACGCTGGGCCTGGCGCTACTGGTGGCCTGGATGGAAACCTGTTACGCCCGGACCGGCGATAAAGTCTGGCTGTCCATGACCCGATTCTGGGGCAAATTGTTTCTGATCAATTTCGCCCTGGGGGTCGTGACCGGCATCACTCTGGAGTTTCAGTTCGGAACCAACTGGTCCCGCTACTCCGCGTTTGTAGGTGATATTTTCGGTTCCCTGCTGGCCATCGAAGCCTCGGTGGCGTTTTTTCTGGAGTCGATACTGATCGGAGTCTGGATATTCGGCTGGAAAAAACTGTCGCCCCGGGCTCACGCCGCGGTCATGTGGCTGGTGGCCCTGGCCGGCACTTTTTCCGCCATCTGGATTCTGATCGCCAACGCCTGGATGCAGCATCCGGTCGGCTATGTCATCCGCAACGGCCGGGCCGAACTGGCCGACTTTTCGGCCATCGTCTTCCAGCGCTTCGCCGTGCTGGAATTTCTGCACACCGTCAGTGCCGCTTATATCCTGAGCGCTTTTTTCGTCATGGGTATCAGCGCCTGGCACCTGCTCAAAAAACAGCACGTTGAGGTCTTCACCCGGTCGTTTCGCATTGCGCTGATGTTCGGCCTGGTCTTTTCCTTTTTCGAGGTGATCGAAGGGCACATGCACGGCGCCGACCTGGCCCACACCCAGCCCGCCAAGCTGGCCGCCCTGGACGCCCACTGGGAAACATCGGCACCGGCCCCCCTGTATCTGTTCGCCCTGCCGGACGATAAAAACGAACGGAATCTGATTGAAATCGGCAAAATCCCCTGGGGCCTGAGCCTCATGGCGTTTCATGATTTTTCCAGCGAGGTGAAAGGCCTGAAGGAATTTCCCAGGGAAGAGCGGCCGCCGGTGCTGCTCGTTTACACGGCCTTCAAGCTGATGGTCGGCCTGGGTTTTTATTTCTGCCTGGCCACCCTGGTCGGTCTTTTTCTGCGCCACCGTCTTCTGGAAAACCGCTGGTACCTGCTGATCATGCTCCTGTCCCTGCCGTTGCCGTATATCGCGGTCCAGCTGGGCTGGATCGTGGCGGAAGTGGGCCGCCAGCCCTGGATCGTCTATGGTATCATGAAAACGTCCCAGGCGGTTTCTCCGGTTATTTCCGGCGGGCAGGTCATGGCCTCTCTGACGGGTTTTGTTCTGGTGTACGGTCTGCTGGGCGCCGTGGGACTTTTTCTGATGGCCCGGCATGCCATTAACGGCCCGGTCGAAGAAGGAGGTGAAAAATGATTCTGGAAACCATCTGGTTTTTTCTCTGGGGCCTGCTGTGGGCCGTCTTCTTCATGACCGACGGCTTTGATTTCGGGGTGGGCACGCTCTATCCCTTTCTGGGCAAAACCGACACCGACCGGCGCGTCATGATCAACTCCGTCGGCCCCCTGTGGGACGGAAATGAAGTCTGGCTGATCACGGCCGGGGGCGTGACTTTCGCGGCCTTCCCGCTGGTTTACGCCACCATGTTTTCCTCGCTCTATTCAGCCCTGATGCTGATTCTATTCGCCTTGATCATTCGGGGTGTTTCCTTTGAATTCCGGGGCAAAATCGACCATCCCCTCTGGAAAAAAGTATGGGATACCGCCATTTTTGTCGGCAGCGCCGCTCCGGCGGTGCTGTTCGGAGTGGCCTTCGCCAATATTTTCAGGGGCCTGCCCTTTGACAGCCAGGGCTATCACGGAACGCTTCTGTCTCTGTTAAACCCCTACGGCCTGCTGGGCGGCGGCCTTTTCCTGTGCCTCTTTCTCCAGCACGGGGCCCTGTGGCTCTGCCTGAAAACAACCGGTCCGTTGCATGACCGGGCGGTGTCGGCGGCCAACACCATCTGGTACGGTCTCCTCCTGCTGGCGGTAATCTTCCTGATCGCCTCCGCCATGGCCACCACCCTGTATGACAATTACCTGGCCCGGCCGGTCCTGTTTCTTGTTCCGGCGGCGGCGGTGGCGGCCCTGCTGGGCATAAAAGTTCTGCTCAAAAAAGAAGCCTGGGCCGGCGCCTGGTTTTCCTCGGCGCTGACCATTGTGCTGTGCACCTTTTTCGGGATCATCGGCCTGTTTCCGAAACTTTTTCCCTCCAGCCTGGGGGAACAGTATCATCTGACGGCCTATAACGCCGCCTCCAGTCCGTTAACCTTAAAAATTATGCTGACGGTGGTCGTTCTGGTTATCCCGGTGGTGATCGCCTATCAGATCTGGGCCTATCTGCTGTTCAGGGGAAAGGTGGCGGAGGGAGACCTGGAGTATTAATCAAGGAGTTGAACCATGAAAAAAACGGCTTTTTTGATATTTGTTTCCCTGCTGATGGTAGTGACGGCCCTGGCTGCGGAAAAGAATCTGGGTGCTCCGACACTGGTGATTCCCGCGGGAACCAAGCCTGCCGTCACCCTGCCCCACGCCGGCCATCAGGCGGCCCTGGAAAATTGCGAGCAGTGCCACAACCTGTTTCCCCAGACCGCCGGCGCCATTGTTGAGCTGAAGGCCTCGGGCGCGTTAAAAAAAATGCAGGTCATGAAGCAGTGCCAGGGGTGCCACAAGACAATGGCGGAAGCAGGCAAGAAAGCCGGTCCGGTCAATTGCGATGAATGTCATATAAAATAAAGGAGAAATGATGGAACAGGTAACACGTTTAAAGGATGGTGAAAAAGGGGCGGTGCTGCAGCGGGACAAGGAGACGTATGCCATCGCCCCGCATCTGGCCTGCGGCGTGGTCACGCCGGCCCAGCTTCGCAAGCTGGCCGATGTCGCGGAAAAATACGGCGCGGCCGCCCTCAAGGTGACCAGCGCCGCCCGTATCGCCATTGTGGGAATCAAAGAGACGGATATCGATGCCGTCTGGGATGACCTGGGCATCCCGCCCGGCCATGCCGTGGGCATGTGTGTCCGCAGCGTCAAGGCCTGTCCGGGAACGACCTTCTGCCGGATAGGGCAGCAGGACAGCCTGGGTATGGGCATGAAACTGGATGAAATCTACCACGGCATGGATCTGCCCAGCAAAACCAAGATCGGTGTCAGCGGCTGCCGGAACCAGTGCGCCGAGAACTGTATCAAGGACATCGGCCTGTACGGTACAAAAGACGGCTGGGTGTTGACCGTGGGCGGCAAAGGCACCAGCAAATTCCGTCTGGCCGACACCCTGGCCGAAAATCTTGATTCCGAGACCGCCTTGCGGCAGATTGAAAAGGTGGTCGCCTTTTACAAGGGAAACGCCAAGAAGGGAGAACGCATCGGCGCCCTCATCGACCGGATAGGGCTGGAGGCGTTCAAGGCGGGCGTGTTAGGATAGGGTTCAAGGGGTTGAGCCTTGGCCCCGAAACCCCTGGGTTAACTGAATAAAGGAAGAACCGGTTGACATCAACATCATTGATTTAAAGGGGGAAACATCATGGACAAGTACGTATGCAATGTGTGCGGTTACGTGTATGACCCGGCCGAAGGTGATCCGGATAATGGCGTTCCGGCGGGAACCGCTTTTGAAAAACTGCCGGAAGACTGGACCTGTCCGGTCTGCGGCGCCAGTAAAGATGAATTCTCAAAAGAGTGACATTCTCGTAAAAGGGCTATCCTGTTGGCTCCACGATCACTTTGGGCGGTCTTAAAAAACAATAATGAAGTGAGGAAAACACAATGGCGGCCATTGAAATAGCCAGGGGGATTTACAGCGTCGGCGCGACGGATTGGAACATTCGGGATTTTCACGGATACTCCACTTCCCGCGGGTCGACGTACAACGCCTATCTGGTCGTGGATGAAAAAATCGCCCTGGTGGATACGGTCAAAAAGGAACAGGTGGATCAGTTGCTGGCCAACATTTCCCAGATCGTGGATCCGAAAAAAATCGACTACATGATCAGCAACCACACGGAGATGGACCATTCCGGCGGCCTGCCCCGGATCATGCACCGCATCGGTGAAAGCAAACCGCTGTATGTCTCCAAGATGGGTCAGAAAAACCTCTCCCTGCATTTTCCGCAAGCCTGGAATTACCATGCCGTGGAAAACGGCGAGACTTTGCGCCTGGGCCGGCGGACCCTGACCTTTCTGGAAACGCGCATGCTGCACTGGCCGGACAGCATGTTCACCTTTGACCGGGAGGACGGCATCCTGTTTTCCAGCGATGCCTTCGGCCAGCATTATGCCGGACCGGAAAAATTCGACGATGAGATCGGCGATGACATCATGTTCCACGCCAAAAAATACTTCGCCAACATCCTGCTCCTGTACACGGAGAAAATCAGGAAACTGCTGGAGAGTGTGACCGAAATGGGGTTGAACTTCCGCATGATCTGCCCCGATCACGGCATCATCTGGCGCTCGAATCCCGGCAAGATCGTCGAAGCCTATGCCCGCTGGAGCCGGCATGAACCGGTAAAAAAAGCGGTGGTCGTATATGATACCATGTGGCACAGCACCGAACGCATGGCCGAGGCAATCGGCCAGGGACTGACCGACGAGGGCGTACCGGCCCGGATCATGAGCCTCAGGCATGACGACCGCAGCGAGGTCATGACCGAGGTGTTGGATACCGGGGCCATTGTGGTGGGTTCGCCGACGTTGAACAACAACGTCTTTCCCACGGTCATGGACCTGCTGGTGTACATGAAGGGGCTGCGGCCGAAAAACAAGATCGCCGCCGCTTTCGGCTCTTACGGCTGGAGCGGCGAATCCGTGCAGCATATCCAGCGGGAACTGGCCGAGATGAAGTTTGATCTGATCGAACCGGGCGTCCGCATCCAGTACGTGCCTGACGAAAAGGGGATCGGCGAATGTCTGGCCCTGGGCCGCCGGATCGGGCAGGCCGTCAACCGCCGGATCAATGAACAGGGATAAGGAAACGGTATGAAACGGCCCGTGGTCGAATTGGGCGACTGCTCTCTATGTGAAGCCTGCGTCGGCATGTGTCCGCGGGTGTTCTCGATCAACGATACCGGCTACGTCGAGGTGGCGGATCTTCCGGAGTACCCGGAAGCGGAGGTTGACGATGCCATCAAGTATTGCCCGGAACGCTGCATTGTCTGGTCGGAAGATTAAAGGCCACCCGAACAAGCCCACACCACAGGGGCGGCTTCAGGCCGCCTTTCGCGCTTAAAGGGCGGTCCGGATTGACCGGATGAGCCAGAATGGATATTATCAAACCCACGATGTCGACCAACCGGTTGTTAAAGCGGGAAATGGAGTTGTGGCTCAGGCGGGGCCCTGACAAGGCCATGCCGGAGGTCCTGTCCCTGGAGCCCGAGCGGCGGCTCATCAACCCGCTGATCTCCTTTTTTTGCAGCCGGGAGCCCCTGCTCAAATGGCATGCGGTTACCGCCATCGGACGGCTCATGGCCGGCCTGGCCGACCGGGACATGGATTCGGCCCGGATCGTCATGCGCCGCCTGATGTGGAGCCTGAACGATGAATCCGGCGGCATCGGCTGGGGAGCGCCCGAAGCCATGGGAGAAATCATGGCCGGACACCGGCGACTGGCGGATGAATTTCACGCCGTGCTGATCTCGTATCTGGATCCGCGGCAGAACTACCTGGAACTGGAAGCCCTTCAGCCGGGACTGTTATGGGGCGTCGGCCGGCTGGCCAGGTCCCGGAGAGAATTGATGGCAAAGACCGCCGACTTCTTGCCGCCTTATCTCTCTTCCCGGGAACCCGCCGTGCGGGGCCATGCCGCCTGGGCGGCCGCGGCCTTTGAAGATGAGCGATTGCGGCTGCTTCTCACAGAACTGGCCGCTGATGATCAACCGTTTTATCTCTATCGAAATCTCCGGCTGGAGGAGGTATCCATCAGGGAGATAATAAACCTTTAAATTGGAGGGAAAACCATGGCCCAGCGTTATCAGATCAAGAATGTCTGCCCGCAATGCGGGTGCAGTGCCGTTTCCAATTTAACCAAAAAAGAAATGATGGACCGTTTCGGCGATGTTCCCAATGTCGACATGGAGTGCGCCGAGTGTATGGCGCAGTATCAGTCCAAGATGAAGAACGTCTGCCCGGAGTGGGACAAGGAATGCCGCCTGAAGGAATAGCCGTTAAAGTCAAACAGGAGAAAATAATGACCACACCGGATGTCAAACTTTATACCTTAAGCACCTGCAGCCATTGCAAATCAACCAAAAACCTGCTCAATGAATGCCGGGTCGCGTTCCATTCCGTGGACATCGACCTGCTGACGGGCGAAAAGCGCCAGGCGCTGATCGATGAAGTCAGGCAGCTCAACCCCAACTGCACTTTTCCCACTATTGTTATTGACGGTAAAGTGATCGTCGGTTTTAAGGAAAACGAGATCAGAAAAGCGCTGGGGTTGTCATGAACGCCGAACAACTATACGAGCAGTTGAAGAAAACCCAGGAGCCCAAAGGCTTTTACTTTAACAAGGATCTGGCCCTGGTGATGGACCTGCTCAAGGCGCTGCTGGTCAACAAGGAAAGGTACGGCTACATGTCCTGTCCCTGCCGGCTGGCGCAGGGAGACCGGAAAAAGGACGGCGACATTCTCTGCCCCTGCTTTTACCGGGGACCGGACGTGACGGAATTCGGCAGCTGTTACTGCGCGCTGTATGTTTCCCGGGACTGGAATGAAGGCCGGATCCCCCATGTTTATGTTCCTGAACGCCGGCCGCCGGAAAAAATGTGGTAGGGACACCCCGTGATTACCATCCGCGCCAAAAATGGGCTGGACATGAACATCCCCGGGCAACCGGATGGGCCGGCTTCCCGGCTGATGGACATGGAACGCGTCGGCCTGTCGCCGGCATCATTCCCTCACATCCGGCCGAAACTGCTGGTCAAGGTCGGCGATAAGGTCAGGCAGGGGTCCATCCTGTTCGCGGACAAGCGGAACCCGGACATCGGTTTTGCCTCTCCCGGCGGCGGCACGGTGGAATCTATCGACTACGGCCCCCGCCGGGCCATTAACGCCATCACCATTCGCGTGGACCGGGAAGAAGCCCGGGAAGACCGCGGCGTCCTGGACCGGCATCAACTGGCCGTTTTGTCGCGCGATGCCCTGGCCCGGCACCTGATGGCGGGCGGACTCTGGCCCCTGATCCGCTCTTTGCCGTTTCGCGACATCGCCGATCCCGCTTTCACCCCTCCGGCTATTATTATCAACCTGGACACGCTGGATCCCTTTCATGCCGAACCGGCTCTGTATCTGGACGGCTCCGCTGGCGCTTTTCTGTTCGGCCTGGACGCTTTAAAACGCCTGGCGCCGGCCGTTTACATCGTTGCCTGTCGTAAAGAGGACACCCTGCCCCCGGAAATCAGGGGGTTGGTGACACACCGGGTCCGGGGGCGGTTTCCGGCCGATGATCCGGGCGTGTTCCTTTATTATACCCGCGCCTCCGCCGCCGCCAACCGCTGCTGGTATATTCACGGCCGGGACGTGGTGCTGCTGGGGAAATTCCTGTCTTCCGGCGTTTATCCGGTCAAGCGACTGGTGTCGGTCTCGTCGCCGAATGGCTCGCGGCACGTGCTTAGCCGTCTGGGCGCGCCGCTGGCGCTTCTGGCCCCGGAAGTCCGGAACCATGACACCCACGTTACCATTGCCGGCGGCCTGTGGCGGGGACAGGTGGCGGGGCCGAATGATTATCTGGGCCTTTACGACGCCGCCCTGACGCTGCTGCCCGCCGGAAATCAGCCTGAATTTCTGGGCTTTCTGCGGCCGGGCCGGCGCAAGCCCAGCCATTGGCGGGCTTTTCTGTCCGCGCTCCACAATGATCCGCTTGCCCTGGATGCGGGCCGCCACGGCGAGGAACGGGCCTGCGTCAACTGCGGCAGCTGCGCCGCCGTCTGTCCGGTCGATATTCTCCCCCAGTTCACCCTCAAGAGTGTTCTGGCCGGCGAAATCGAGGAGGCCCTGGCCCATGGTCTACTGGACTGCGTGGAATGCGGCTTGTGCGCCTATGTCTGCCCGTCCAAAATCGAGCTGACCTTTTTAT includes:
- a CDS encoding FprA family A-type flavoprotein, which translates into the protein MAAIEIARGIYSVGATDWNIRDFHGYSTSRGSTYNAYLVVDEKIALVDTVKKEQVDQLLANISQIVDPKKIDYMISNHTEMDHSGGLPRIMHRIGESKPLYVSKMGQKNLSLHFPQAWNYHAVENGETLRLGRRTLTFLETRMLHWPDSMFTFDREDGILFSSDAFGQHYAGPEKFDDEIGDDIMFHAKKYFANILLLYTEKIRKLLESVTEMGLNFRMICPDHGIIWRSNPGKIVEAYARWSRHEPVKKAVVVYDTMWHSTERMAEAIGQGLTDEGVPARIMSLRHDDRSEVMTEVLDTGAIVVGSPTLNNNVFPTVMDLLVYMKGLRPKNKIAAAFGSYGWSGESVQHIQRELAEMKFDLIEPGVRIQYVPDEKGIGECLALGRRIGQAVNRRINEQG
- a CDS encoding NAD(P)/FAD-dependent oxidoreductase, which gives rise to MEQVTRLKDGEKGAVLQRDKETYAIAPHLACGVVTPAQLRKLADVAEKYGAAALKVTSAARIAIVGIKETDIDAVWDDLGIPPGHAVGMCVRSVKACPGTTFCRIGQQDSLGMGMKLDEIYHGMDLPSKTKIGVSGCRNQCAENCIKDIGLYGTKDGWVLTVGGKGTSKFRLADTLAENLDSETALRQIEKVVAFYKGNAKKGERIGALIDRIGLEAFKAGVLG
- a CDS encoding DVU0298 family protein; amino-acid sequence: MDIIKPTMSTNRLLKREMELWLRRGPDKAMPEVLSLEPERRLINPLISFFCSREPLLKWHAVTAIGRLMAGLADRDMDSARIVMRRLMWSLNDESGGIGWGAPEAMGEIMAGHRRLADEFHAVLISYLDPRQNYLELEALQPGLLWGVGRLARSRRELMAKTADFLPPYLSSREPAVRGHAAWAAAAFEDERLRLLLTELAADDQPFYLYRNLRLEEVSIREIINL
- a CDS encoding 4Fe-4S dicluster domain-containing protein, which translates into the protein MITIRAKNGLDMNIPGQPDGPASRLMDMERVGLSPASFPHIRPKLLVKVGDKVRQGSILFADKRNPDIGFASPGGGTVESIDYGPRRAINAITIRVDREEAREDRGVLDRHQLAVLSRDALARHLMAGGLWPLIRSLPFRDIADPAFTPPAIIINLDTLDPFHAEPALYLDGSAGAFLFGLDALKRLAPAVYIVACRKEDTLPPEIRGLVTHRVRGRFPADDPGVFLYYTRASAAANRCWYIHGRDVVLLGKFLSSGVYPVKRLVSVSSPNGSRHVLSRLGAPLALLAPEVRNHDTHVTIAGGLWRGQVAGPNDYLGLYDAALTLLPAGNQPEFLGFLRPGRRKPSHWRAFLSALHNDPLALDAGRHGEERACVNCGSCAAVCPVDILPQFTLKSVLAGEIEEALAHGLLDCVECGLCAYVCPSKIELTFLLRQARESYYREQQAVGERP
- a CDS encoding ferredoxin: MVELGDCSLCEACVGMCPRVFSINDTGYVEVADLPEYPEAEVDDAIKYCPERCIVWSED
- a CDS encoding glutaredoxin family protein; translation: MTTPDVKLYTLSTCSHCKSTKNLLNECRVAFHSVDIDLLTGEKRQALIDEVRQLNPNCTFPTIVIDGKVIVGFKENEIRKALGLS
- the rd gene encoding rubredoxin — protein: MDKYVCNVCGYVYDPAEGDPDNGVPAGTAFEKLPEDWTCPVCGASKDEFSKE
- a CDS encoding ferredoxin-thioredoxin reductase catalytic domain-containing protein, yielding MNAEQLYEQLKKTQEPKGFYFNKDLALVMDLLKALLVNKERYGYMSCPCRLAQGDRKKDGDILCPCFYRGPDVTEFGSCYCALYVSRDWNEGRIPHVYVPERRPPEKMW